A genomic window from Streptomyces mirabilis includes:
- a CDS encoding ROK family protein — MYAGVDIGGTTTQVVLCAADLTVVDSVEVPTPAAEGGRAMVGAALAALDLLRERVPSRLLGVGVGAAGVVDSRAGRVLVASDSFRSWAGFPVTARVEEVLGVPAFLDNDVNAFLRGEVAKGAVAGEPAALGMTLGTGVGGALWLDGALFEGAHGAAGEIGHLPGFGDLPCTCGGRGHLETLASGRSLAARYDERTGRSLTARGIAGAAVDGDPDALAVYEAAGAGVARAILITAGLVDLTTFVIGGGVSRAWDLLEPSIAAALAAEPPVSGQPVRVVRARLGSRAVAIGAASRARTELGAVTRV, encoded by the coding sequence GTGTACGCCGGTGTCGACATCGGCGGTACGACCACCCAGGTCGTGCTCTGCGCGGCGGACCTGACCGTCGTCGACTCCGTGGAGGTGCCGACACCGGCGGCCGAGGGTGGACGGGCGATGGTCGGCGCCGCGCTCGCCGCTCTGGATCTGCTCCGCGAACGCGTGCCCTCGCGGCTGCTCGGCGTCGGCGTCGGCGCGGCAGGTGTCGTCGACAGCCGGGCCGGCCGCGTCCTCGTGGCGAGCGACTCCTTCCGCTCCTGGGCCGGGTTCCCCGTGACGGCGAGGGTCGAGGAAGTGCTCGGCGTACCGGCCTTCCTGGACAATGACGTCAACGCCTTCCTGCGCGGGGAGGTCGCGAAGGGGGCCGTCGCGGGAGAGCCCGCCGCACTCGGGATGACGCTCGGCACCGGGGTCGGGGGCGCGCTGTGGCTGGACGGCGCGCTGTTCGAGGGGGCGCACGGGGCGGCGGGCGAGATCGGCCATCTCCCCGGTTTCGGCGATCTGCCGTGCACGTGCGGCGGTCGTGGCCACCTGGAGACGCTCGCCTCCGGCCGCTCCCTGGCGGCCCGCTACGACGAGCGGACGGGGCGCTCCCTGACCGCCCGGGGCATCGCCGGGGCGGCGGTCGACGGCGACCCCGACGCGCTCGCCGTCTACGAGGCCGCGGGGGCGGGAGTCGCCCGCGCGATCCTGATCACGGCGGGTCTGGTGGACCTCACGACCTTCGTGATCGGCGGCGGGGTCAGCCGGGCCTGGGACCTCCTCGAACCGTCGATCGCCGCCGCGCTCGCCGCCGAGCCACCGGTCAGCGGACAGCCGGTCCGGGTCGTACGGGCCCGGCTGGGGAGCCGTGCGGTGGCGATCGGCGCGGCGTCCCGGGCCCGGACGGAACTCGGGGCGGTGACAAGGGTGTAG
- a CDS encoding VgrG-related protein, producing MVQPSYSNVVHVTVDGSPVPEKIASDLVGCWVDLGAGVPAAFRLTFRDPDRLVLGELGIQCGTPVTLAPVADGQGAASPLLTGEVTGMETDYDGTGTFTVIRGYDMGHRLMRQRRVAAYRNQTAADIAKKLATMNGIPIGRGKGGIKPTTTVYEFISQANVTDWDFLARLADENEVVMSLDSEGKFQFAKADPASTAPPTSTPGDKSPFVLQGGVDVLRCRAAVTSADQVAKTEARGWNVTTKKKLTAMSPATSNDGFAIGTTPQKTAKKFKTAKLVETDTPYDRLAEVKVAAKALADDVTSSFAELEVMVFGNPKLRPGVPVTLTDVGKPFEGKYTVTSVRHVFGYDEHYQTWITVSGRQWRSLYGLTSGGGSATAPKLPSVANALVTNVQDPLKQGRVKLQFPWLDDAYESDWTRTVQLGGKGGGGVFPFDVNDEVLVAFDRGALDHPFVIGGLYNGKDKPTVVSDVPLHDGLKKQAIRHTLSDRKGNRVDLLSQQTGARKQGVRIASGNDRLIINLDRTKTEITVDSKGSVTIKGTRSVSVEAGTDLTLSARRSLTIKSGGPLNIEGRGLVNLKSLAGAVTVDAMGALSLKAIGAATLTAGGSVQVNSIANVGIRAITLALQGVVLVNNKPYPLP from the coding sequence ATGGTCCAGCCTTCGTACTCCAACGTCGTCCACGTGACCGTGGACGGCAGTCCGGTCCCGGAGAAGATCGCCTCCGACCTCGTCGGCTGCTGGGTCGACCTCGGGGCGGGGGTGCCGGCCGCGTTCCGGCTGACCTTCCGCGACCCGGACCGGCTGGTGCTCGGCGAACTCGGCATCCAGTGCGGCACCCCGGTGACGCTCGCGCCGGTCGCGGACGGCCAGGGCGCGGCCTCCCCGCTGCTGACCGGCGAGGTTACGGGCATGGAGACCGACTACGACGGCACCGGCACCTTCACCGTCATCCGCGGCTACGACATGGGCCACCGCCTGATGCGCCAGCGCAGGGTGGCCGCGTACCGCAACCAGACGGCCGCGGACATCGCGAAGAAGCTGGCCACGATGAACGGCATTCCGATCGGCAGGGGGAAGGGCGGCATCAAGCCCACCACGACGGTCTACGAGTTCATCAGTCAGGCCAACGTGACCGACTGGGACTTCCTCGCCCGGCTCGCCGACGAGAACGAGGTGGTCATGTCGCTGGACTCCGAGGGGAAGTTCCAGTTCGCCAAGGCCGACCCGGCCTCCACCGCGCCGCCGACCAGCACCCCCGGCGACAAGAGCCCCTTCGTGCTGCAGGGCGGCGTCGACGTGCTGCGCTGCCGGGCCGCGGTGACCTCTGCCGACCAGGTGGCCAAGACCGAGGCGCGCGGCTGGAACGTCACGACCAAGAAGAAGCTCACCGCCATGTCGCCCGCCACGTCCAACGACGGCTTCGCGATCGGCACCACCCCGCAGAAGACGGCGAAGAAGTTCAAGACGGCCAAGCTGGTCGAGACCGACACACCCTACGACCGCCTGGCCGAGGTGAAGGTCGCCGCCAAGGCCCTCGCCGACGACGTGACGTCCTCCTTCGCCGAGCTTGAGGTCATGGTGTTCGGCAACCCCAAGCTGCGTCCCGGCGTTCCGGTCACGCTGACCGACGTGGGCAAGCCGTTCGAGGGCAAGTACACGGTGACATCCGTGCGGCACGTCTTCGGCTACGACGAGCACTACCAGACCTGGATCACCGTCAGCGGCCGGCAGTGGCGCTCCCTGTACGGCCTCACGTCCGGCGGGGGCTCGGCCACCGCCCCGAAGCTGCCGAGCGTGGCCAACGCCCTGGTGACGAATGTGCAGGACCCGCTGAAGCAGGGACGGGTCAAGCTCCAGTTCCCCTGGCTGGACGACGCGTACGAGAGCGACTGGACGCGGACCGTGCAGCTCGGCGGGAAGGGCGGTGGCGGGGTGTTCCCGTTCGACGTCAACGACGAGGTGCTGGTGGCCTTCGACCGCGGCGCCCTGGACCACCCGTTCGTCATCGGTGGCCTCTACAACGGCAAGGACAAACCGACCGTGGTCAGTGACGTACCGCTGCACGACGGGCTGAAGAAGCAGGCGATCCGGCACACCCTGTCCGACCGGAAGGGCAACCGGGTGGACCTGCTCAGCCAGCAGACCGGTGCCCGCAAGCAGGGGGTGCGGATCGCCTCCGGCAACGACAGGCTGATCATCAATCTCGATCGTACGAAGACCGAGATCACCGTGGACAGCAAGGGGTCCGTCACCATCAAGGGCACCCGGTCGGTGTCGGTCGAGGCCGGCACCGATCTCACCCTGAGCGCGCGCCGGAGTCTGACCATCAAGAGCGGCGGCCCGCTCAACATCGAGGGCCGCGGGCTCGTCAACCTCAAGTCGCTCGCCGGTGCGGTCACCGTCGACGCGATGGGGGCGCTCAGCCTCAAGGCGATAGGCGCCGCGACGCTCACCGCCGGTGGCAGCGTGCAGGTCAACTCCATCGCGAATGTGGGCATTCGGGCCATCACGCTCGCCTTGCAGGGTGTGGTGCTGGTCAACAACAAGCCGTATCCGCTGCCGTGA
- a CDS encoding putative baseplate assembly protein — protein sequence MALPSPNLDDRRFQQFVDDAKRYIQQRAPEWTDHNVSDPGVTLVETVAHMADQIVYRLNRVPEKNHLAFLDLVGITLFPPSAARTDLTFWLSAPHEEPIVLPVGTEAATVRTENEEAVVFATERELTMVPCSLRRLVVQQNGGAVTDRTADLAEGKDVLCFAESPSPGDCMLLGLTAAVPHCALGLELDSRVDGVGVDPRQPPLVWEAWTEDGWAACEVDRDGTGGLNRPGEVVLHIPGGHTLSRTGGQEAGWLRCRVTEPLSDQPFYTTSPTIRSAEAFTLGGTTSAIHAETVQDEALGESTGLPGQRLRLAHFPVVGDTPPVLLQTAERDGWVDWDVVPHFAASGPTDRHITLDAATGEIAFGPAVREADGTLRQYGTAAPKGAVIRARRYRTGGGRAGNVARGAVQVLRSSVPYVADVVNREAARGGVEGETVEEAKTRAPITLRAQERAVTLRDYEELARRAAPETARITCLEGEEGEHGAYAVRVLVVPQAVPDPGGRLRFEQLVPGDALLQRITRHLDERRLIGTRLAVGPPFYQGVTVVATVHAFRGVDTDRVRRQTHDALYRHLDPLTGGADGTGWPFGRPVQAGEVFAVLQRVPGVELVDAVQLHPADPLTGKRGDPTDRIDLEAPSLVFSFDHRVRVIGDGS from the coding sequence ATGGCACTGCCCTCCCCGAACCTCGACGACCGCCGCTTCCAGCAGTTCGTCGACGACGCCAAGCGCTACATCCAGCAGCGCGCCCCCGAATGGACCGACCACAACGTGTCGGACCCCGGCGTCACCCTCGTGGAAACGGTCGCCCACATGGCCGACCAGATCGTCTACCGACTCAACCGCGTCCCCGAGAAGAACCACCTGGCGTTCCTCGACCTCGTCGGCATCACGCTGTTCCCGCCCTCGGCCGCCCGTACGGATCTCACGTTCTGGCTGTCCGCGCCGCACGAGGAACCCATCGTGCTGCCCGTGGGAACCGAGGCCGCCACCGTGCGCACCGAGAACGAGGAGGCGGTCGTCTTCGCGACCGAGCGCGAACTGACCATGGTTCCCTGCTCGTTGCGTCGTCTCGTCGTACAGCAGAACGGTGGCGCGGTCACCGACCGGACCGCCGATCTCGCCGAGGGCAAGGACGTACTGTGTTTCGCGGAGTCGCCGAGCCCCGGTGACTGCATGCTCCTGGGCCTCACCGCCGCCGTACCGCACTGCGCGCTGGGCCTGGAGCTCGACAGCCGGGTCGACGGTGTCGGTGTCGATCCGCGGCAGCCACCGCTGGTCTGGGAGGCGTGGACCGAGGACGGCTGGGCGGCCTGCGAGGTGGACCGGGACGGCACCGGTGGTCTGAACCGGCCCGGTGAGGTGGTCCTGCACATCCCGGGCGGCCACACCCTGTCGCGCACCGGCGGTCAGGAGGCGGGCTGGCTGCGCTGCCGGGTCACCGAACCGCTGTCCGACCAGCCCTTCTACACCACGTCTCCGACGATCCGGTCCGCCGAGGCGTTCACCCTCGGCGGGACCACCTCGGCCATCCACGCGGAGACCGTCCAGGACGAGGCGCTCGGCGAGTCCACCGGTCTGCCCGGGCAGCGACTGCGGCTCGCCCACTTCCCCGTCGTGGGCGACACCCCGCCGGTGCTGTTGCAGACCGCCGAGCGCGACGGCTGGGTCGACTGGGACGTCGTCCCGCACTTCGCCGCGTCGGGTCCCACCGACCGGCACATCACCCTGGACGCGGCGACCGGCGAGATCGCCTTCGGGCCCGCCGTCCGCGAAGCCGACGGCACGCTGCGCCAGTACGGGACGGCGGCGCCCAAGGGGGCCGTGATCCGCGCCCGCCGCTACCGCACCGGTGGCGGCCGGGCCGGGAACGTCGCCCGGGGCGCTGTCCAGGTGCTGCGCAGCTCGGTGCCGTACGTGGCCGACGTCGTCAACCGGGAGGCCGCCCGGGGCGGCGTCGAGGGCGAGACGGTCGAGGAGGCGAAGACCCGGGCGCCGATCACGCTGCGCGCCCAGGAGCGGGCCGTGACCCTGCGCGACTACGAGGAACTGGCCCGGCGCGCGGCCCCCGAGACGGCACGTATCACCTGCCTGGAGGGCGAGGAGGGCGAGCACGGCGCCTACGCGGTCCGCGTCCTGGTCGTCCCGCAGGCCGTGCCCGACCCCGGCGGCCGGCTGCGCTTCGAGCAACTCGTCCCCGGCGACGCCCTGTTGCAGCGCATCACCCGCCACCTCGACGAGCGCCGGCTCATCGGCACCCGGCTCGCGGTCGGGCCGCCCTTCTACCAGGGCGTCACCGTCGTCGCCACCGTGCACGCCTTCCGCGGGGTCGACACCGACCGGGTGCGCCGCCAGACCCACGACGCGCTCTACCGCCATCTGGACCCGCTCACCGGCGGCGCGGACGGCACCGGCTGGCCGTTCGGCCGGCCCGTGCAGGCGGGCGAGGTCTTCGCGGTGCTGCAACGTGTGCCCGGCGTCGAACTCGTCGACGCGGTGCAGCTCCACCCCGCCGACCCGCTGACCGGCAAGCGCGGCGACCCGACCGACCGGATCGACCTGGAGGCCCCCTCGCTGGTGTTCTCCTTCGACCACCGGGTCCGCGTCATCGGAGACGGCTCATGA
- a CDS encoding phage tail protein, whose product MRGSIDGLESSAPIGGMLPAVFADDDLALRFVAGLDEVVAPILLALDCLHTYFDPALAPADFARWLGTWVGAEVDGTEPDARLRAAVAAAAYLHRVRGTRRGLSEAVRLAFGVEPEITESGAAAWDPRPLGPVPGDRRPRLHVTLRLPEPTPADEYRLENLVAAARPAHMPYTVQVTAAERIPEK is encoded by the coding sequence ATGAGGGGCTCCATCGACGGTCTGGAGTCCTCGGCGCCGATCGGCGGCATGCTCCCCGCGGTCTTCGCCGACGACGACCTGGCGCTGCGCTTCGTCGCGGGGCTTGACGAGGTGGTCGCGCCGATCCTGCTGGCCCTCGACTGTCTGCACACCTACTTCGACCCGGCGCTCGCACCGGCCGACTTCGCCCGATGGCTGGGCACCTGGGTCGGCGCCGAGGTCGACGGGACGGAACCGGACGCGCGGCTGCGCGCGGCCGTCGCCGCCGCCGCGTATCTGCATCGCGTACGAGGCACCCGCCGCGGCCTGTCCGAAGCGGTGCGCCTCGCCTTCGGTGTCGAGCCGGAGATCACCGAGAGCGGCGCCGCCGCCTGGGACCCGCGTCCGCTCGGCCCGGTCCCCGGCGACCGCCGCCCCCGGCTGCACGTCACGCTCCGGCTGCCCGAGCCGACCCCGGCGGACGAGTACCGGCTGGAGAACCTCGTGGCGGCCGCCCGTCCCGCCCACATGCCCTACACGGTCCAGGTGACCGCCGCCGAAAGGATCCCCGAGAAATGA
- a CDS encoding GPW/gp25 family protein: MAEQFVGSGWAFPMRIGPTGGIAMVSGEREIEEAIRLVLATAPGERPMRPEFGCAIHDLVFAPVNEATAGRIQHEVYTTLDRWEPRIEVNDVEVTAGPDQGVLFIDVRYSIRGTNNPRSLVFPFYVIPSHEEPDALGTGNSLESDR, translated from the coding sequence ATGGCCGAGCAGTTCGTTGGATCCGGCTGGGCGTTCCCCATGCGCATCGGTCCCACCGGGGGCATCGCCATGGTCAGCGGAGAGCGGGAGATCGAGGAGGCCATCCGGCTGGTGCTGGCCACCGCGCCGGGCGAGCGGCCGATGCGGCCCGAGTTCGGCTGCGCCATCCACGACCTGGTGTTCGCGCCGGTCAACGAGGCGACTGCGGGCCGGATCCAGCACGAGGTGTACACGACCCTCGACCGCTGGGAGCCGCGGATCGAGGTCAACGACGTCGAGGTGACCGCGGGGCCCGACCAGGGCGTGCTCTTCATCGACGTGCGCTATTCGATCCGCGGCACCAACAACCCGCGCAGCCTGGTCTTTCCGTTCTACGTCATCCCATCCCACGAGGAGCCCGACGCCTTGGGCACGGGCAACTCCCTTGAAAGCGACCGCTGA
- a CDS encoding SPFH domain-containing protein — MFGYRVPAPDEAMLISGGRRGLGGAPFRVVTGHGKFVLPVFRKTRFLTLSMCEAEVTETCVTRQGIALHVRAVIAFKVGNDHESIINAGQRFLSDQDQMSVLTGRIFAGHLRAIIGSMTVEEIVTERQKLAAEVLDTSKVEMAKIGLIVDSLQIQSIDDGDVGYIEAMSAPHKAAIQRQAQIAQAQATQASVEAEQVAARNQAEYARQTAVVKAEYSAEVDRAQAQAAQAGPLAQAHAQQEVLAAQTELAQRAAQLRQQQLVAEIVKPAEAEAERIKVLAIAEAERMKIQAEAAASHDRVALDRMLIDQLPLIVKEAAGGLAGANVNVLNGADGLGEIAAGLVAQGLTILDSVRQNLNGQNTGDHKSGGRSEKTEGLLELQSYRRTPEQQDRDGNEPEGGPSSTT; from the coding sequence ATGTTCGGTTACCGCGTTCCCGCTCCCGACGAGGCGATGCTGATCTCGGGAGGCAGGCGGGGACTGGGGGGCGCGCCGTTCCGAGTGGTGACGGGGCACGGAAAGTTCGTGCTCCCTGTCTTTCGCAAGACCCGCTTCCTCACGTTGTCGATGTGCGAGGCCGAGGTCACCGAGACCTGTGTGACCCGGCAGGGCATCGCGTTGCACGTCCGCGCCGTGATCGCGTTCAAGGTCGGAAACGACCACGAGAGCATCATCAACGCCGGTCAGCGGTTCCTCTCCGATCAGGACCAGATGTCGGTGCTGACCGGCCGGATCTTCGCCGGTCATCTGCGCGCCATCATCGGCTCGATGACCGTCGAGGAGATCGTCACCGAGCGGCAGAAGCTCGCCGCCGAGGTCCTGGACACCTCGAAGGTCGAGATGGCCAAGATCGGCCTGATCGTGGACTCGTTGCAGATCCAGTCGATCGACGACGGCGACGTCGGTTACATCGAGGCCATGTCCGCACCGCACAAGGCGGCCATCCAGCGCCAGGCCCAGATCGCGCAGGCCCAGGCCACCCAGGCGTCCGTCGAGGCGGAACAGGTGGCCGCGCGCAACCAGGCCGAGTACGCCCGGCAGACCGCGGTCGTCAAGGCGGAGTACTCGGCCGAGGTGGACCGCGCGCAGGCGCAGGCCGCCCAGGCCGGACCGCTGGCGCAGGCGCACGCCCAGCAGGAGGTGCTCGCCGCGCAGACCGAACTGGCCCAGCGGGCGGCCCAGTTGCGTCAGCAGCAGCTCGTCGCCGAGATCGTCAAGCCCGCCGAGGCCGAGGCGGAGCGGATCAAGGTGCTCGCCATCGCCGAGGCGGAACGCATGAAGATCCAGGCGGAGGCCGCCGCCTCGCACGACCGCGTGGCGCTCGACCGGATGCTGATCGACCAGCTCCCGCTGATCGTGAAGGAGGCCGCGGGCGGTCTCGCCGGCGCCAACGTCAACGTCCTGAACGGCGCGGACGGCCTGGGTGAGATCGCCGCCGGGCTGGTCGCCCAGGGCCTGACGATCCTGGACTCGGTCCGCCAGAACCTGAACGGTCAGAACACGGGCGACCACAAGTCCGGGGGTCGTTCGGAGAAGACGGAAGGACTGCTGGAGCTCCAGAGCTACCGGCGGACCCCGGAACAGCAGGACAGGGACGGGAACGAGCCGGAGGGCGGTCCGTCCTCGACGACCTGA
- a CDS encoding NADase-type glycan-binding domain-containing protein gives MTTQTPGTGPGRAPACAECGTRAEPGQSFCDACGAVLDWAGEPAPAGVAARTRRPAAAADEAAPTAGDEGSRAAGSAGSAEGEPGWDAFARPGAGTGTARTAHDTAGSIAEADTVSAGRAGTARPSPDPHEDDAVGSAPDASAPSAPVFGDAADPSPMSDDTARPHPAPVAAHGSVPAAPARPDETAATEPLPSAAPDRDSAAERARSLLVPVADPEPRVAPSVAPVLPGRPAASRPQVRTPVAEPGADGGVPCPWCATPNRPDRHFCGRCALSMAGERQAPGRLPWWRRVLNSRNGEVPWAGDRPRLRRGLGRVMNWVVGAVVLGLLVFAVTNTGTAVQAVKDHFAKRVPVGPDHVKASRSFAGHGAGLAFDKLNNTWWGPGVSESGDGEWLEARFEQPTRLLDVIITSGTSARADQLTKSALPHRIEARITTANGKTSTRFLTLDQVAGGQQRKFRVGDVTSVRFIIRSAYGTARDKQVSIAEIELFGPSSANDS, from the coding sequence ATGACCACCCAGACCCCAGGCACCGGCCCCGGGCGCGCCCCGGCCTGCGCCGAGTGCGGCACCCGGGCGGAGCCCGGCCAGTCCTTCTGCGACGCCTGCGGCGCGGTGCTCGACTGGGCCGGGGAACCGGCTCCGGCGGGGGTCGCGGCCCGGACCCGTCGTCCCGCGGCTGCCGCCGACGAGGCGGCGCCGACGGCCGGCGACGAGGGCTCCCGGGCGGCGGGATCCGCCGGGTCGGCCGAGGGCGAGCCGGGCTGGGACGCATTCGCGCGACCGGGCGCCGGTACGGGAACGGCTCGTACGGCACACGACACGGCGGGCTCCATCGCGGAGGCGGACACCGTGAGTGCCGGCAGGGCAGGCACCGCGCGACCCTCACCCGACCCGCACGAGGACGATGCCGTCGGCAGCGCACCGGACGCGTCGGCCCCCAGTGCGCCGGTATTCGGTGACGCGGCGGATCCGAGCCCGATGAGCGACGACACCGCGCGTCCCCACCCGGCCCCCGTCGCCGCCCACGGCTCCGTACCGGCCGCTCCCGCGCGGCCGGACGAGACCGCGGCCACCGAGCCCCTGCCCTCCGCCGCCCCCGACCGGGACTCCGCGGCCGAGCGGGCCAGGTCCCTGCTGGTGCCGGTGGCAGACCCGGAACCGCGCGTCGCGCCGTCGGTGGCACCCGTACTGCCCGGCCGCCCCGCGGCGAGCCGCCCACAGGTCCGTACCCCGGTCGCGGAGCCCGGTGCGGACGGGGGTGTGCCCTGTCCCTGGTGCGCCACTCCCAACCGGCCGGACCGGCACTTCTGCGGACGTTGCGCGCTGTCCATGGCCGGGGAACGGCAGGCGCCGGGCCGGCTGCCCTGGTGGCGTCGGGTGCTCAACTCCCGCAACGGTGAGGTGCCGTGGGCCGGGGACCGGCCGCGACTGCGGCGGGGCCTCGGACGCGTCATGAACTGGGTGGTCGGCGCGGTGGTGCTCGGCCTGCTGGTGTTCGCCGTGACGAACACGGGGACGGCCGTGCAGGCGGTGAAGGACCACTTCGCCAAGCGGGTTCCGGTCGGCCCGGACCACGTGAAGGCGTCCCGTTCCTTCGCCGGTCACGGCGCGGGGCTCGCCTTCGACAAGCTCAACAACACCTGGTGGGGACCCGGCGTCTCGGAGTCCGGGGACGGAGAGTGGCTCGAGGCCCGCTTCGAACAGCCCACCCGGCTGCTGGACGTGATCATCACCTCGGGCACCTCCGCCCGCGCGGACCAGCTCACGAAGTCGGCGCTGCCGCACCGTATCGAGGCCCGGATCACCACGGCGAACGGCAAGACGAGCACCCGCTTCCTCACCCTCGACCAGGTTGCGGGCGGTCAGCAGCGCAAGTTCCGCGTGGGTGATGTCACCTCGGTCCGTTTCATCATCCGCTCGGCCTATGGCACCGCCCGGGACAAGCAGGTCTCCATAGCCGAGATCGAGTTGTTCGGTCCGTCGAGCGCCAACGACTCGTAG
- a CDS encoding phage tail protein: protein MATDRDPGSTIFFTLTIDGESLGYFNGCEGLSSQVEIEQRQEGGNNGFVWQLPSRVTFSNIRLTRPLTPDTAKVAAWVSSVTTGVKRPTAQIAALRADGSEVARWGLLDVLPVSWQGPSLDPASPAVATEVLEITHHGFTD from the coding sequence ATGGCCACCGATCGAGACCCGGGCTCCACCATCTTCTTCACCCTCACCATCGACGGCGAGAGCCTCGGTTACTTCAACGGGTGTGAAGGACTCTCGTCGCAGGTGGAGATCGAGCAGCGCCAGGAGGGCGGCAACAACGGGTTCGTGTGGCAGCTTCCGTCCCGCGTGACCTTCTCCAACATCCGGCTGACCCGCCCCCTGACACCGGACACGGCGAAGGTCGCGGCCTGGGTGTCCTCCGTGACCACGGGGGTCAAGCGGCCGACGGCGCAGATCGCGGCGTTGCGCGCGGACGGCTCGGAGGTGGCCCGCTGGGGTCTGCTCGACGTGCTCCCGGTCAGTTGGCAGGGGCCCTCCCTCGACCCGGCCAGCCCGGCCGTGGCCACGGAGGTGCTGGAAATCACCCACCACGGGTTCACGGACTAG
- a CDS encoding LysM peptidoglycan-binding domain-containing protein, translated as MAGKSGKGAGKSLVRATLAIHEPPIGRSTTPGGLIKTFNFDFNPSTLSLSRRARWKTTPTAAVRDGSLPEFMGPEPREMTVEIFLDSSDDPTSNSVLKKVEALFSCCEVTTKSIAAKQPSTPWVVFQWGSFSTARFTAYVSSVDASYSLFGTTGVPIRATCQVHLHEIPSKTKGQNPTSGALTAQRVHRVVAGDSLQSLAWREYGDAAAWRAIAEANNIDDPNRLSNGTELVLPAAEEVGF; from the coding sequence ATGGCAGGCAAGTCAGGAAAGGGCGCGGGCAAGAGCCTTGTGAGGGCCACGCTGGCCATTCACGAGCCGCCCATCGGCCGCAGCACCACTCCGGGCGGGTTGATCAAGACGTTCAACTTCGACTTCAACCCCTCGACGCTCTCGCTGAGCCGGCGCGCCCGGTGGAAGACCACCCCGACCGCGGCCGTGCGGGACGGCTCCCTCCCGGAGTTCATGGGGCCCGAGCCCCGCGAGATGACCGTCGAGATCTTCCTCGATTCGTCCGACGACCCGACCAGCAATTCGGTGCTGAAGAAGGTCGAGGCGCTGTTCTCCTGCTGCGAGGTGACGACGAAGAGCATCGCGGCGAAGCAGCCGTCCACGCCGTGGGTGGTGTTCCAGTGGGGGTCGTTCTCGACCGCGCGGTTCACGGCGTACGTCAGCTCGGTGGACGCCAGTTACTCCCTGTTCGGCACGACGGGCGTGCCGATCCGCGCCACCTGTCAGGTGCATCTGCACGAGATCCCCAGCAAGACCAAGGGGCAGAACCCGACGTCGGGCGCGCTCACCGCGCAGCGTGTGCACCGGGTCGTCGCGGGCGACTCGTTGCAGTCGCTGGCGTGGCGGGAGTACGGGGACGCGGCGGCCTGGCGTGCGATCGCCGAGGCGAACAACATCGACGACCCGAACCGGCTCTCGAACGGCACCGAGCTCGTGCTGCCCGCCGCCGAAGAGGTGGGTTTCTGA